Proteins encoded in a region of the Pseudomonas viciae genome:
- a CDS encoding amidase translates to MIEITEVSIAQLRAALESGQTTAVELVQAYLARIDAYDGPDTPTALNAVVVRNPDALEQAQASDTRRAKGQTLGPLDGIPYTAKDSYLVKGLTAASGSPAFKDLVAYRDAFTIERLRAAGAICLGKTNMPPMANGGMQRGVYGRAESPYNGDYLTAPFASGSSNGAGTATAASFAAFGLAEETWSSGRGPASNNGLCAYTPSRGVISVRGNWPLTPTMDVVVPYARTMADLLEVLDVVVANDPDTRGDLWRLQPWVPIPSVDSVRPASYPSLASGIGALAGIRFGVPRMYINADPDAGTADTPGIGGPTGQRIITRASVIDLWKEARKALEACGAEVVEVDFPLVSNCEGDRPGAPTVFTRGLVSKAFMHHELWDLSAWAFDDFLRANGDPNLNRLADVDGPKIFPHDPGTLPNREDDLAAGMDEYVKMAQRGITPWDQIPTLPDGLRGLEETRRIDLEDWMDRLGLNAVIFPTVADVGPADADINPVSADIAWSNGVWVANGNLAIRHLGVPTVTVPMGIMADIGMPVGLTFAGRAYDDSTLLQLASAFESMGSKRMIPPRTPPLGSGKQ, encoded by the coding sequence CGGCCCCGACACGCCCACCGCCCTCAACGCCGTGGTGGTTCGCAACCCCGATGCGCTGGAGCAAGCGCAGGCGTCCGATACCCGTAGGGCCAAGGGCCAGACCCTGGGTCCGCTCGATGGCATTCCCTATACGGCCAAGGACAGTTATCTGGTCAAGGGCCTCACCGCCGCTTCCGGAAGCCCGGCGTTCAAGGACCTGGTGGCCTACCGTGATGCGTTCACCATCGAACGACTTCGCGCCGCCGGGGCGATCTGCCTGGGCAAGACCAATATGCCGCCCATGGCCAATGGCGGCATGCAGCGCGGGGTCTATGGCCGTGCGGAGAGTCCATATAACGGCGATTACCTCACCGCACCGTTTGCCTCGGGCTCCTCGAATGGCGCGGGTACGGCAACTGCGGCCAGTTTTGCCGCATTTGGGCTCGCAGAAGAAACCTGGTCCAGTGGACGCGGCCCGGCGTCGAACAATGGTTTGTGCGCCTACACCCCTTCGCGTGGCGTGATCTCGGTGCGCGGCAACTGGCCGTTGACCCCGACGATGGACGTTGTCGTGCCCTACGCCAGGACCATGGCTGATCTTCTCGAAGTGCTGGACGTAGTGGTGGCAAACGACCCTGACACCCGTGGCGATCTGTGGCGCCTGCAACCCTGGGTGCCGATTCCCAGCGTCGACTCGGTTCGTCCCGCCTCGTATCCGAGCCTTGCCAGTGGCATCGGTGCACTCGCGGGCATTCGCTTCGGTGTTCCGCGCATGTACATCAACGCCGACCCAGATGCGGGTACGGCGGACACGCCCGGCATTGGTGGTCCGACAGGGCAGCGAATCATCACCCGTGCCTCGGTGATCGACCTCTGGAAAGAGGCCCGCAAGGCTCTCGAAGCCTGTGGTGCCGAAGTGGTCGAGGTGGATTTCCCGCTGGTGTCCAACTGCGAAGGCGATCGCCCCGGTGCCCCGACGGTATTTACTCGTGGCCTGGTATCCAAGGCGTTCATGCACCACGAGCTGTGGGACCTGTCGGCCTGGGCGTTCGATGATTTCCTGCGGGCCAACGGCGATCCGAACTTGAATCGTCTGGCCGATGTCGACGGACCGAAGATCTTCCCCCACGACCCTGGCACCCTGCCCAACCGGGAGGACGATCTTGCCGCCGGCATGGATGAATACGTGAAGATGGCCCAGCGGGGCATCACGCCTTGGGACCAGATCCCGACCCTGCCCGATGGACTGCGCGGACTCGAAGAAACCCGGCGAATCGATCTTGAAGACTGGATGGATCGGCTTGGCCTGAATGCGGTGATCTTCCCCACCGTTGCCGATGTCGGGCCGGCAGATGCCGATATCAATCCGGTGTCTGCCGATATTGCCTGGAGCAATGGCGTGTGGGTCGCCAACGGCAACCTCGCCATCCGCCACCTGGGCGTACCCACCGTGACAGTGCCGATGGGCATCATGGCGGACATCGGCATGCCTGTCGGGTTGACCTTTGCCGGACGCGCCTATGACGATTCGACGCTGTTGCAATTGGCTTCGGCGTTTGAGTCGATGGGATCCAAACGGATGATCCCACCTCGGACGCCACCACTGGGGAGTGGCAAGCAATAA
- a CDS encoding sensor histidine kinase, whose protein sequence is MSASFSLQKRLCLGLTLGMTVLWLAATVGTWRVVQHELDEMFDSALAETAQRILPLAVLEISNREDADKAQLVAALKMHKEYLTYLVRDAQGRILMQSHDANPKIFSKQPIEGFSTTGKYRLYGASALRESVFIEIAEPLGHRREAAREALLALLLPLLALIPVSLLGTWLFVRMSLRSVLAYRRAVETRGAGDLSPIKVSHLPAEISPLADAVNHLLKRLRKALEAERSFTANSAHELRTPLAATLAQVQRLRHEAPEGPLRLRAAKIEHSLRELARLSEKLMQLAKAEGGGLLSEAPQDLIPLLAHVVDEWRHSSDRQIELQLPTQASVYSTIDPDAFGILLRNLIENALKYGAAAQPIEVSLSGQALLRVVNGGPVVPEPVLQQLTERFVRGQSEVSGAGLGLAIVKTIVQGVNGRIMLASPAKGRQDGFEVGVWLPLASTIEG, encoded by the coding sequence ATGAGTGCCTCGTTCAGCCTGCAAAAACGCCTTTGCCTGGGATTGACACTGGGCATGACTGTGCTTTGGCTTGCCGCGACCGTCGGCACATGGCGGGTGGTGCAGCATGAGTTGGATGAGATGTTTGACAGTGCGCTGGCGGAGACCGCGCAGCGGATCCTGCCCTTGGCCGTGCTGGAAATCAGTAATCGTGAAGATGCGGATAAGGCGCAACTGGTGGCAGCGCTGAAAATGCACAAAGAATACCTGACCTACTTGGTCCGCGATGCCCAGGGCAGGATCCTGATGCAGTCCCACGATGCCAATCCGAAAATCTTCAGCAAACAACCGATTGAAGGCTTCTCCACCACTGGAAAATACCGTCTGTATGGCGCCAGTGCGCTGCGCGAGTCGGTGTTCATCGAAATCGCCGAGCCCCTTGGGCATCGCCGTGAGGCTGCACGGGAAGCTTTGTTGGCCTTGCTCTTGCCGTTATTGGCGTTGATACCCGTCAGCCTGTTGGGCACCTGGTTGTTCGTACGCATGAGCCTGCGCAGTGTGCTGGCCTATCGGCGTGCCGTGGAGACCCGTGGCGCGGGCGATCTGTCGCCGATCAAGGTGTCGCACCTGCCGGCGGAAATCAGCCCGTTGGCGGATGCGGTCAACCATTTGCTCAAGCGCTTGCGCAAGGCCTTGGAGGCCGAGCGCAGCTTTACCGCCAACAGCGCCCATGAATTGCGCACGCCATTGGCCGCGACCTTGGCCCAGGTCCAGCGCCTGCGCCATGAAGCGCCCGAGGGCCCGTTGCGGCTGCGTGCGGCGAAAATCGAACACTCGCTACGCGAATTGGCGCGGCTCTCGGAAAAACTCATGCAACTGGCCAAGGCCGAGGGCGGAGGACTGTTGTCGGAGGCGCCCCAGGACCTCATTCCGTTGCTGGCCCATGTGGTCGATGAGTGGCGTCACAGCAGTGATCGGCAGATCGAGCTGCAGCTTCCTACGCAGGCCAGTGTGTACTCGACCATTGACCCGGACGCTTTTGGGATCCTTTTGCGCAACCTGATCGAAAATGCCTTGAAGTACGGTGCGGCCGCTCAACCCATTGAAGTCAGCCTCTCTGGCCAGGCGTTGCTACGGGTGGTCAACGGCGGGCCCGTGGTGCCGGAACCCGTATTGCAGCAGTTGACCGAACGTTTCGTGCGCGGTCAGAGTGAAGTCAGCGGGGCGGGGTTGGGTTTGGCGATTGTCAAAACGATTGTGCAAGGGGTGAACGGACGAATCATGCTGGCATCACCGGCAAAGGGCCGGCAGGACGGATTCGAAGTCGGCGTCTGGTTACCGCTCGCCTCGACGATCGAAGGTTGA
- a CDS encoding response regulator transcription factor, producing MRVLLVEDAPRLGEAVREQIADDGHAVDWVQCLAHARNSVRTTPYDLILLDLMLPDGRGLDFLRQQRGAGDATPVIILTAQDQISDRIAGLNAGADDYLVKPFDLFELSARVAAVARRYSGNPNPQIRIGELHIDMSARTVQRAGVSVDLTAREWALFEAFVQRPGALLSKTQLEERLYAFGAEIESNTIEVYISRLRKKLGRDFIETVRGMGYRLISP from the coding sequence ATGCGGGTTTTATTGGTTGAGGACGCGCCAAGGTTGGGGGAGGCGGTGCGCGAACAGATCGCCGATGACGGCCACGCCGTCGATTGGGTGCAATGCCTGGCTCATGCGCGCAACAGCGTACGCACGACCCCTTACGACCTGATCCTGCTCGACTTGATGCTGCCGGACGGTCGCGGACTGGATTTCCTGCGCCAGCAACGTGGTGCAGGGGATGCGACCCCGGTGATCATCCTGACCGCCCAGGACCAGATATCCGATCGCATCGCCGGGCTCAATGCCGGAGCCGATGACTATCTGGTCAAGCCGTTCGACCTGTTTGAGCTCTCGGCCCGTGTGGCGGCGGTGGCCCGTCGGTACAGTGGCAACCCCAACCCGCAGATCAGAATCGGCGAGCTGCACATCGACATGAGTGCTCGGACGGTCCAGCGGGCCGGTGTGTCCGTGGACCTGACGGCGCGGGAATGGGCGTTGTTCGAGGCATTCGTCCAGCGTCCCGGCGCGTTGCTGTCCAAGACGCAACTCGAAGAGCGCCTGTATGCCTTCGGCGCGGAGATCGAGAGCAACACGATCGAGGTCTATATCAGCCGGCTGCGCAAGAAGCTGGGTCGCGACTTCATTGAAACCGTGCGTGGCATGGGCTATCGGTTGATATCCCCATGA
- a CDS encoding PepSY domain-containing protein — MKPGFIASTALVSVLINGYALADDDCSEPVSDWQPRETLRQQVEQRHGWSVQRIKVDDGCYKLKGLDRKGNVIEARYSPASLHLRKLEIYFRDDDDARDYLDRATTP, encoded by the coding sequence ATGAAACCAGGCTTTATCGCCAGCACTGCGCTGGTGAGTGTGCTGATAAACGGCTACGCCTTGGCCGATGACGATTGCAGCGAACCGGTCAGCGACTGGCAACCACGGGAAACCTTGCGCCAGCAGGTAGAACAGCGACACGGCTGGAGCGTGCAGCGCATCAAGGTCGATGACGGTTGCTACAAGCTCAAGGGCCTGGACCGCAAAGGCAATGTCATCGAAGCCCGTTACTCACCGGCGTCGCTGCATCTGCGCAAGCTTGAGATCTACTTCCGCGACGATGACGACGCCAGGGATTACCTCGACCGTGCGACCACACCGTGA
- a CDS encoding DUF2271 domain-containing protein, protein MKKIIAATCLAGAIVLPGLAQAREVTLTTALKRYSGNDAYLAIYLTDASGQYQKTLWVAGKKAKYYKHLADWARGSKMSPSEFDGVSGASVGSGDTLKVSVELADTLIDAGYQIRIDSAVEDKRDARADVVVPLTTEGAGKPAAGNTYVESFTYDL, encoded by the coding sequence ATGAAAAAGATTATCGCTGCAACCTGCCTCGCTGGCGCCATCGTTCTGCCGGGGCTGGCTCAGGCCCGTGAGGTGACGCTGACGACCGCGCTCAAGCGCTACAGCGGAAATGATGCCTACCTGGCGATCTACCTCACGGACGCCAGCGGCCAATATCAGAAAACCCTCTGGGTGGCCGGCAAGAAGGCCAAGTACTACAAGCACCTGGCCGACTGGGCCCGTGGCAGCAAGATGAGCCCGAGCGAGTTCGACGGCGTCAGCGGCGCCAGTGTCGGCAGTGGAGACACGCTCAAAGTCAGCGTCGAGCTGGCAGACACCCTGATCGACGCCGGGTATCAAATCCGTATCGACAGTGCCGTGGAGGACAAACGCGATGCTCGGGCCGATGTCGTCGTGCCTCTGACGACTGAAGGCGCGGGCAAGCCGGCGGCGGGCAATACCTACGTCGAATCCTTTACTTACGATTTGTAG
- a CDS encoding PepSY domain-containing protein produces MLRQLHSLPGLIAAVLVMLLAISGAILSVDPALERLSGTATRAGQVNVGQLAGRVASHFPGVEQIQRTASGTVIVYFNQAGQVGAEKVDPLTGQGLAPYEPSAFSRWMKDLHRSLFLGTPGHGVAGVGALFMLVLSVSGALLLVRRVGGWRNLLRPLQGNFSQRWHAQVGRLALLGLLLSALSGLYMCATTFDFIADGSQGEPAFPDHISAGPALPVANLQALQATDLNDLHELVYPSPNNPQDVFSLRTAQGDGYVDPASGTLLSYQAHDSMHNVYELIYQLHTGEGLWWLGLLLGLCALCVPLMSITGILMWWRRRQAGPNIRHNSAAQAADSVILVGTETNTTWGFANALHDALHQAGHRVHSAVMNQYANHYINAQRVFILTATHGDGNAPASASQFLARLAEAGLKPGQPFVVLGFGDRQFAQFCQFAHQVQAALVQAGGAPLMDLETINRQSSQEFARWGHALGEALGRDLTLVHTPRQPQTHQLVLAERIAYGEQVDAPTHVLRFKAAGRLPDFEAGDLVGIVPPGSPIPRFYSLACDSQDGVLEICVRKHKGGVCSEYLHGLHIGAPIQAFIQPNPQFRPASGAHPVILIGAGTGIGPLTGFIRNNRAHHPMHLYWGGRNPTSDFLYESELNHYLADHRLTALHAAFSQVKDRSYVQDRLISDALILRRLIEKGAQVLVCGGREMAKGVMLALDEVLAPLNLNVRTLKAQGRYREDVY; encoded by the coding sequence ATGCTTCGCCAGCTCCACTCCCTGCCCGGCTTGATCGCCGCCGTGTTGGTCATGCTCTTGGCCATCAGCGGCGCGATATTGTCTGTCGATCCGGCCCTGGAACGCCTGAGCGGCACCGCCACCAGGGCCGGGCAAGTCAATGTCGGACAGTTGGCCGGACGCGTTGCCAGCCACTTTCCGGGCGTGGAGCAGATCCAGCGCACAGCGTCCGGGACCGTCATCGTCTACTTCAATCAGGCCGGCCAGGTCGGGGCCGAAAAGGTCGACCCACTGACCGGGCAAGGCCTGGCTCCCTACGAACCTTCCGCTTTCTCGCGCTGGATGAAAGACTTGCACCGCTCGCTGTTTCTTGGCACACCGGGCCACGGGGTGGCGGGTGTCGGCGCGCTGTTCATGCTGGTGCTATCAGTGTCCGGCGCGCTGTTGCTGGTCCGGCGGGTGGGCGGCTGGCGCAACCTGCTGCGGCCGTTGCAGGGCAATTTCAGCCAGCGCTGGCACGCGCAGGTTGGGCGCCTGGCGTTACTTGGGCTGCTGCTATCGGCACTGAGCGGGCTCTACATGTGTGCCACGACCTTCGATTTCATCGCCGACGGCAGTCAGGGCGAGCCCGCATTCCCCGACCACATCAGCGCAGGCCCGGCCTTGCCGGTGGCGAACCTGCAAGCGTTGCAGGCCACCGACCTCAATGACCTGCACGAGCTCGTCTATCCCAGCCCGAATAATCCGCAAGACGTGTTTTCCCTGCGCACGGCCCAGGGCGACGGCTACGTGGACCCGGCCAGCGGCACCCTGCTGTCCTATCAAGCCCATGACTCGATGCACAACGTCTACGAATTGATCTATCAGTTGCACACCGGTGAAGGGCTCTGGTGGCTGGGCCTGTTGCTGGGCCTCTGTGCCCTCTGCGTGCCCTTGATGAGCATCACCGGCATCCTGATGTGGTGGCGCCGCCGCCAGGCCGGGCCGAACATCCGCCATAACAGCGCTGCGCAAGCCGCCGACAGCGTGATATTGGTGGGCACTGAGACCAACACTACCTGGGGCTTTGCCAACGCCTTGCATGATGCCTTGCACCAGGCCGGTCACCGCGTGCATAGCGCGGTGATGAATCAATACGCCAACCACTACATCAACGCTCAACGGGTGTTCATCCTCACGGCGACCCACGGTGACGGCAATGCTCCGGCCTCGGCTTCGCAATTCCTGGCACGACTGGCCGAAGCCGGGCTCAAACCTGGCCAGCCGTTTGTCGTGCTGGGCTTTGGTGACCGACAGTTTGCGCAGTTCTGTCAGTTTGCCCATCAGGTGCAGGCAGCCTTGGTGCAAGCCGGTGGCGCGCCGTTGATGGACTTGGAAACCATCAATCGCCAATCGTCCCAGGAATTTGCTCGTTGGGGCCACGCCTTGGGTGAAGCGCTGGGGCGCGACCTGACGCTGGTCCACACCCCGCGGCAGCCACAAACCCATCAACTGGTGCTGGCCGAGCGCATTGCCTATGGCGAGCAGGTGGATGCACCTACACACGTACTGCGGTTCAAGGCGGCGGGAAGGTTGCCGGACTTTGAAGCCGGAGATCTGGTGGGCATTGTGCCGCCGGGCAGCCCCATCCCACGCTTCTATTCCCTGGCCTGCGATTCACAGGACGGCGTGTTGGAGATCTGTGTCCGCAAACACAAAGGCGGCGTGTGCTCGGAATATCTTCACGGCTTGCACATCGGCGCGCCGATCCAAGCCTTTATCCAGCCGAACCCACAATTTCGCCCCGCGTCGGGCGCTCATCCGGTGATCCTGATCGGCGCCGGTACCGGCATCGGTCCCTTGACCGGTTTTATCCGCAACAACAGGGCCCACCATCCCATGCACTTGTATTGGGGCGGGCGCAATCCGACCTCGGATTTCCTTTACGAATCCGAACTCAACCATTATTTGGCGGACCACCGTCTCACGGCATTGCACGCCGCCTTTTCCCAGGTCAAGGACCGTTCTTACGTGCAAGACCGGCTGATCAGCGACGCCCTGATCTTGCGCCGGCTGATTGAGAAAGGCGCCCAGGTGTTGGTATGCGGCGGTCGCGAGATGGCCAAGGGTGTGATGCTGGCCCTGGATGAAGTGCTGGCACCGCTCAACCTGAATGTGCGGACCCTCAAGGCACAAGGACGCTATCGTGAAGACGTCTACTGA
- a CDS encoding FAD:protein FMN transferase, whose amino-acid sequence MKTSTELQRYSLNGETMGTRYTALFYAETELDTRTISHSLAGAVARVDQQMSTWKPDSDLNRLNTAPLQEWIAVPEELATVLSAALRVSRQSGGAFDIAIGDLIDAWGFGPGERSITELALDGLPAPTRRSTSTALIVDSQRNQVRKQAPLNLNLNGIAKGFGVDELARCLDRYGITRYLVGIDGEMRARGSKPDAQPWAVAMEKPCRGVREVMGVMELCDAAIATSGDYRHWVDVRGQSFAHTMNPATGAPLCNALAAVTVVSGSCMLADAWATALMVLGETQGPRLAQERAMDALFVVRDGSQFKEISIVGGQLQAQVQTR is encoded by the coding sequence GTGAAGACGTCTACTGAATTGCAACGCTACAGCCTGAACGGCGAGACCATGGGCACCCGCTACACCGCCCTGTTCTATGCTGAAACCGAACTCGACACCCGCACGATCAGCCACAGCCTGGCGGGCGCCGTGGCCCGGGTAGACCAGCAAATGTCGACCTGGAAACCCGACTCCGACCTCAACCGCCTCAACACTGCGCCTTTGCAGGAATGGATAGCAGTGCCCGAGGAACTGGCCACGGTCCTGTCTGCGGCGTTGCGCGTCAGCCGGCAATCGGGCGGCGCCTTCGACATCGCCATCGGCGACCTGATCGACGCCTGGGGCTTCGGTCCCGGCGAACGGTCGATCACCGAACTGGCGCTCGATGGGTTGCCCGCACCCACTCGACGCTCGACCAGTACAGCGCTGATCGTTGATTCCCAACGCAACCAAGTACGCAAACAGGCACCGCTGAACCTCAACTTGAACGGCATCGCCAAAGGTTTTGGTGTCGATGAGCTGGCCCGCTGCCTGGACAGGTACGGCATCACGCGCTACCTGGTAGGCATTGACGGAGAGATGCGCGCCCGCGGCAGCAAACCTGACGCGCAGCCTTGGGCCGTGGCCATGGAAAAGCCCTGTCGAGGCGTGCGTGAAGTCATGGGGGTGATGGAACTCTGCGACGCCGCCATCGCCACATCCGGGGATTACCGACATTGGGTCGACGTCAGGGGGCAGTCCTTCGCCCACACGATGAACCCGGCCACCGGCGCCCCCCTGTGCAACGCACTCGCGGCCGTCACGGTGGTGTCGGGCTCATGCATGCTCGCCGACGCCTGGGCCACAGCTCTGATGGTATTGGGCGAAACCCAAGGCCCCCGCTTGGCACAAGAACGCGCGATGGACGCATTGTTCGTTGTGCGCGACGGTTCGCAGTTCAAGGAAATATCCATTGTCGGGGGACAACTGCAGGCTCAGGTCCAAACGCGCTGA
- a CDS encoding helix-turn-helix domain-containing protein: MAHASHTTVRAPLKPTRKTSTGGLSPWRESLVKKMILDGLSDTLEIAELAKACALSRSHFSRAFKCSTGQSPQAWIRGQRIARAKQLIRETELTLTQISLECGFCDQAHFCHIFTHSEGISPFAWRCRVSATHFSPGN, encoded by the coding sequence ATGGCTCACGCATCGCACACCACCGTCAGGGCGCCGCTCAAGCCAACGCGCAAAACCAGCACCGGAGGCCTGTCTCCCTGGCGCGAAAGCCTGGTCAAGAAAATGATTCTCGACGGCCTGAGCGACACCCTGGAAATTGCTGAACTGGCCAAGGCCTGCGCCCTGTCCCGCAGTCATTTTTCCCGGGCCTTCAAGTGCAGCACCGGCCAGTCTCCCCAGGCCTGGATCCGTGGTCAGCGTATCGCCCGGGCCAAGCAACTGATCAGGGAGACCGAGCTGACCCTGACGCAGATCAGCCTGGAATGTGGGTTCTGCGATCAGGCGCACTTTTGCCACATCTTCACCCACAGCGAAGGCATCAGCCCGTTTGCCTGGCGGTGTCGGGTGTCGGCAACTCATTTTTCACCCGGGAATTGA
- a CDS encoding OprD family porin, whose product MLFAPKNAASELASVSLKPLWLLAALTPAMAAQTTQSAPGFLNGASLEVLSRNFYLNSDYRSPTPAGKSYKQEWAQGFIASFESGFTPGTIGVGLDAHGFLGLKLDGGKGHSGTGLLPLDDEGRSEERYASAGGALKFKASKTTLALGEMTVENPVFDTADKRLQPEYASGLLLSSREFEGIDLQAGHFSAFKNQDASTGKGDFSGYGATTRHGAIDFIGADLLSGQTLGGALYASELSDTWRQYYANLHTTLGELFLDGNLYHTRDDGKAIAGAIDTTAYSLSGKYRINAQAFTLAYQKINGDTPFDFVGGDSIYLANSIKYADFNGPGELSWQARYDLDLGTLGIPGLSFMARYVTGRGIDGSHAPQGGAYNPFDTDTGSYRPQQGDGGRHWERDLDLHYIVQSGPAKDLSLQLSHVTHRANSSQAGDDIDRLYVVIQYPLKLGPF is encoded by the coding sequence ATGTTGTTTGCACCGAAAAATGCCGCCTCAGAGTTGGCATCCGTCTCGCTGAAACCGCTCTGGCTCCTTGCAGCGCTCACCCCGGCGATGGCCGCGCAGACCACGCAAAGCGCGCCTGGGTTTCTCAACGGGGCGAGCCTTGAAGTGCTCAGCCGCAACTTCTACCTCAACAGCGACTACCGCTCCCCGACCCCAGCAGGCAAAAGCTACAAGCAGGAATGGGCCCAAGGCTTCATCGCCTCGTTCGAGTCCGGCTTCACCCCCGGCACGATCGGCGTAGGCCTCGACGCCCACGGCTTCCTGGGTTTGAAACTGGACGGCGGCAAGGGGCATTCCGGTACGGGGCTTCTGCCGTTGGATGATGAAGGGCGAAGCGAAGAGCGCTATGCCAGTGCCGGCGGCGCGCTGAAATTCAAAGCCTCCAAAACCACCCTGGCACTCGGTGAAATGACCGTGGAAAACCCGGTATTCGACACCGCAGACAAGCGCCTGCAACCGGAGTACGCCAGCGGCCTGCTGCTCTCCAGCCGTGAGTTCGAAGGGATCGACCTGCAAGCGGGTCATTTCAGCGCGTTCAAGAATCAGGACGCCTCGACCGGCAAGGGCGATTTTTCCGGCTATGGGGCGACGACGCGCCACGGCGCCATCGATTTCATCGGCGCCGACTTGCTCAGCGGCCAAACCCTCGGTGGTGCGCTCTATGCCTCCGAACTGAGCGACACCTGGCGCCAGTACTACGCCAACCTGCACACCACGCTTGGCGAGCTGTTCCTCGACGGCAACCTCTACCACACCCGCGACGATGGCAAGGCCATCGCGGGGGCCATCGACACCACCGCCTATAGCCTGAGTGGCAAATACCGGATCAATGCCCAGGCGTTCACCCTGGCCTATCAGAAAATCAACGGCGACACGCCCTTCGATTTCGTCGGCGGCGACTCCATCTACCTGGCCAACTCGATCAAATATGCCGACTTCAACGGCCCCGGCGAGCTCTCATGGCAAGCGCGCTACGACCTCGACCTGGGCACCTTGGGCATCCCCGGCCTGAGCTTCATGGCCCGCTATGTGACGGGACGCGGGATCGACGGCAGCCATGCCCCCCAAGGCGGTGCGTACAACCCGTTCGATACCGACACCGGCAGTTACCGTCCACAACAAGGTGACGGCGGACGCCATTGGGAGCGCGACCTGGACCTGCACTACATCGTGCAGTCAGGCCCAGCCAAGGACCTGTCGTTGCAACTGTCCCACGTCACCCATCGCGCCAACAGCAGCCAGGCCGGCGATGACATCGACCGGCTGTATGTCGTCATCCAGTACCCGCTCAAGCTGGGGCCGTTCTAA
- a CDS encoding transcriptional regulator GcvA: MAAKTPSLNGLKAFESAARHMSFTKAAEELNVTQTAVSHQIRRLEDELGVRLFLRLKDGLALTSEGQAYLPGISSAFHEIRRATERLLDGGNNSVLTISTLVSLASKWLLPRLASFQEAFPDIDVRVTASTELVDFRKGGIDAAIRYGFGDWKGLRADWLMSDEIFPVCSPTLLEGRNGLSSPADLANQTLLQVSGMTHDDWNLWLSAAGQPTRFAEDARLTFDLAMMAVQAAIDGLGVCIGRSSYVDDDLKAGRLVAPFNLRLKSDLGFYLVTPLESASSKKVQAFRTWLMDLVSRSDTPKISEVLG, from the coding sequence ATGGCCGCCAAAACCCCCTCTCTTAATGGCTTGAAAGCCTTCGAGTCCGCTGCCCGGCACATGAGCTTCACCAAGGCCGCAGAGGAGCTGAACGTCACTCAAACAGCCGTAAGTCATCAAATCCGGCGACTCGAAGACGAACTGGGCGTTCGGTTGTTCTTGCGACTCAAAGACGGCCTGGCCCTGACCAGTGAAGGCCAGGCTTATTTGCCCGGAATCAGCTCAGCATTTCATGAGATTCGCCGTGCCACGGAGCGACTGCTGGACGGCGGGAATAACAGCGTGCTGACGATCAGTACCCTGGTGTCCTTGGCCTCCAAATGGCTGTTGCCGCGATTGGCGTCTTTCCAGGAGGCATTTCCCGATATCGACGTGCGCGTGACGGCCTCCACCGAGCTGGTGGACTTTCGCAAGGGTGGAATTGACGCGGCGATTCGCTACGGCTTCGGTGACTGGAAAGGTTTGCGTGCGGATTGGCTGATGTCCGATGAGATTTTTCCAGTGTGCAGTCCCACGTTGCTGGAGGGGCGCAATGGGTTGAGCAGTCCCGCTGATTTAGCCAATCAGACATTGCTGCAGGTCAGCGGGATGACCCATGACGACTGGAACCTATGGTTGAGTGCGGCGGGTCAACCGACAAGATTTGCCGAAGACGCTCGGCTGACATTCGACCTCGCCATGATGGCCGTGCAGGCCGCCATCGACGGTTTGGGTGTCTGCATTGGACGCTCGAGCTACGTTGATGACGACCTGAAAGCGGGACGGTTGGTGGCACCGTTCAACCTGAGGTTGAAGTCGGATCTGGGCTTCTACCTCGTGACGCCGCTTGAATCGGCAAGCTCGAAAAAAGTGCAGGCGTTTAGAACCTGGTTGATGGACCTGGTGAGTCGCTCGGACACACCGAAAATCAGTGAAGTGCTAGGTTGA